The nucleotide sequence GGACAGAACGGAGAGGAGTAGGGTCCAGGAATGGTCGATCAACTGGTGCCGAACGAACTCTGGACGCTCGTCGAGCCCGTATTTCCTGCGCCGCCTGCGCGGCCCAGAGGAGGTCGCCAACGACAGTCCTACCGCCAGACGTTCGCAGGCATCCTCTATCTCCTGCGGTGGGGTCTGCCTTGGCGTCAGTTGCCGGTGGCCTTGGGGCTGGGCAGCGGACGGACCTGCGAGCGTCGCTTCGACGAGTGGCAACGTGAGGGCGTGTGGATGCGCCTGTGGCGCATCCTGCTCGACTATGCGCAGGGACACGAATGCCTCGACTGGTCCCGCTCTGCGCTGGACTCCATCAGCATTCCCGCACCCCGTGGCGGATCGCACACCGGACCCAACCCCACAGATCGGGGGAAGGCCGGCAGCAAGCTGCACCTTCTCATTGACGGTCAGGGCCTCCCCCTCGCTCTCAGTCTGTCTGGCGCGAACGTCCAYGACTCGAAGCAACTGGAAGCGACCGTCGATGCGGTTCCTGGGGTGCGCAACGGACGGCGAGGTCGGCCCCGACGACGGCCGACCAAGCTCTATGCCGACAAGGGCGACGACTTTGGCCGCTGTCGCCGTGCCCTGACTCACCGGAGGATTGTGCCGCGTATTGCTCGACGAGGGGTGGAGTCGAGCTCCACCCTGGRTCGGCATCGGTGGCGAGTGGAACGGACACTGAGCTGGCTGGTGTCCTCCCGCAAGCTCGCGGTCAGGAGGGAAAGAAACGCAGCCGCGTTCCTCGGGTTGGCCCAACTCGCCTGTGCCCTGATCGTCTGGCGACGGACGTGCGGGGCGCTCAGCGCCCCGGAGGTTGCGTGATCACCTGGAGTTGTCCGTAGAGCTTCCCCAGCAGCTTGATCTGCCGTTCAGCGGCCTTGACGCGTTCGTCTTCCTGGGCAAGCTCATCCACACGGATCGCCTGTCCAGCYAGCGTGTGSGCGATGTTCAGCAGAGCTTTCTCGAACTCTACAGCGGCCATCACGGCCTCACCGCTCTCCATGGCCARGTCGCCGGCCATGCYTTCGAGCATCTCCATCATGTCCAGCCCTCGGCCTGGAAGTGGAGTGAGGGTGATCTCAGGGTCGGCTTTCTTCCGCGGCATACCTCAGTCTGCCATGGGACCGTGCATCTCCATCATGTCCAGCCCTCGGCCTGGAAGTGGAGTGAGGGTGATCTCAGGGTCGGCTTTCTTCCGCGGCATACCTCAGTCTGCCATGGGACCGTGTTCCGCCTTCGTTCTGTCCTCAGCCTCCAAGTCATTCCGCAAGCGGTCACCCGATGGGCCGTCATGTTCCATAGCTGTCCTGGCGGCGGCAAAGGTCCACGTTATCTGGGAAGGTGTGCAGACTGTCCCCAGGACAAGACCCCGGGGNNNNNNNNNNNNNNNNNNNNTCCATAGCTGTCCTGGCGGCGGCAAAGGTCCACGTTATCTGGGAAGGTGTGCAGACTGTCCCCAGGACAAGACCCCGGGGAGGACGCATGACGGGCGTCAGGTGGGCCGCGCGCAGATCTTGTCCCTTCCGGGTCAGGTCGTTGCTCAACGCTATCGACGTGCCCGCACGTCCAYGAGCAGTTGCCGGACGACCACACCATCCGGACTATGTCCTTGCACCCTTGAGCTCAGCGCCCCTACACATGCAACGCTTATCCAGGCACGCTGAGCCAGGGCGCATCCTGTTCAGGATCCAGGGGAAGCAAGAGGCCTGCCAACAGATAAGGTCGTGTTCCCTCCTGCGGTTGCTGCGCCGGATCANCGGGGAGGACGCATGACGGGCGTCAGGTGGGCCGCGCGCAGATCTTGTCCCTTCCGGGTCAGGTCGTTGCTCAACGCTATCGACGTGCCCGCACGTCCACGAGCAGTTGCCGGACGACCACACCATCCGGACTATGTCCTTGCACCCTTGACTGACATCTTGCAGTTTAGGTTGAAGGGGCAAAAAGTGCGTGCTGGAACGCGTCGAGCGCGTTCAATTCCAGTTGAAGTGCTTGACGCCGCACTTNNNNNNNNNNNNNNNNNNNNNNNNNNNNNNNGTGCTGAGCAAAGCGTTCAAGTCCGAATCTCCCCTTGACCGTTTTGAAGAAGGCTTCAATGCGCCAGCGGCGCTTCCCCATGCGAGCGAGGTACTTGCCGCCCAGATCAAGGTTGGACATGACGAAGCGTTGTTCCGGCTCGGTGTTCCGGTAGAGCCATACCCAGGAGATGCACATGGTCTGGTCAAGCCCACAGGGCTTGACCAGGCTTCCCCGGACCATCAGGTCACGGACCTGCCGCCCAGCCTCCAGTTTCCGAGAGCAGCGCACTCCGACCAYGATGTCCAAGCCATGGGCGAGGACACCCCGAATGAACTCGGCACTCTCGAAATCAGGTCACGGACCTGCCGCCCAGCCTCCAGTTTCCGAGAGCAGCGCACTCCGACCACGATGTCCAAGCCATGGGCGAGGACACCCCGAATGAACTCGGCACTYTCGAACCCCCCGTCTGCATGCAGACGGGGCCGACGGTTGCCCTTCAGTSACGTGGCTGGGACGGTCCGAAGCAACTTCAGGGCGAGTTGGGCGGGGGACGCCTTGCCCTTCCCTCGCCAGATYTGAAAAGCCCAAGGGAGCCGCAGCTCCCCGCAGCACAGGTACAGYACRACCAGGTGGACCCCCCGGGCRCCGTGGTAAGTGTGGACCCAATCGGCCAGTTCAGCGAACTGGCCGGTCTTTTCCAAGCTCGTCAGGTCGACCAGCAGTTCCAGCCGGGGACGCKGATGGGGTGACGCTCGCCACCAGTCCTGCGCGGTCTTGAGGGCGTGCTGACGCAACACCCGGCAGAGGTGCCRGGTGTCCCAGCCGGCGTGGTTGAGAAAGCGGGCAGGATGTCAGAATAGAGCCGTCTGGAACGCGGTTCTTTTGGGTTCACACCCCACTATGGGGCCAAAAGTGCGTTCCAGACGTCCTTTCCCAAAACTGCAAGATGTCAGTTATGACAGTGATGGTCTGGATGCGGAGTTGGCGGGTCTTGGGATCGAAATGATCGCGCCTAATCGGCGCAATCGCTGGAAGACTCAGGATGGTCGGCCATTGCGCCGCTATCGGCGGCGCTGGAAGGTGGAGCGAACCATCGCCTGGCTCCAGAGCTTTCGGCGTGTCCGCACGCAGGACGAAGTCAAAGCACAGAACTTTCTGGGTATGGTTCAGCTCGCCTGTATCATCATCCTGCTCCGTTTAATTTCCGGATGATCTGTAGTCTATCTCGATGAGGTGGGCTTTGCGATGAAGGGTGTACGCCGGCAGACCTGGAACACCCGGGGCGTGACGCCCCGGGTGACCTTGCCCGCGAACTGGGAGAAGCTTTCCACGATAGGGGCAATCACCTCGGGGGGACAGTATTCCAGAACACAAAAAAGGGTACCATGCGGAGTGGGGATGTGATCCAGTTTCTCGAGCATGTGTTGCGCCATGTGACCGGGCACTTGGTGGTCGTCCTGGACAATGCGGGCATCCATCGGGCCAAAGCCGTGCAGACGTTCGTGGCCAGCCACGAACGTCTCTCACTGGTGTACTTACCGCCGTATGCACCAGAGCTCAACCCCATTGAGCTGGTCTGGGCATACGTCAAGCGCAATGTCCTGGGGAACTTCTGTGCGTTGAACGTGGACGAGCTCAAGGCCCGGTTGGTCAGTGCCTGGCAGCGCGTACGCTACATCCAGCTTCCACAGCACTTGATGGACTCTAATTTATGCCGAGATCAATAGACGTTCGTACCCCCGTCTCCTCATGGGGTTGGCTGTGCAACCCCACTCAAACCGCCTACAGGACCAGGGGTCGTCCGATCAGTCTTAGTACCGTCCCCCAATTGTCCCATCAAGTTAAGACCCCAGGTTTGGACGGTGCCATCCGCCTTCAACGCCAAGCTGTGATTACCGCCCGCAGCGATGTCCGTGACCCCGCTCAAGCCGGTCACCGTGACCGACGTTCCCCGCCTATTGGTCGTGCCGTCCCCCAGTTCCCCAGAGGCGTTATAGCCCCAGCCTTGGATGGTCCCATCCGTCCTCAACGCCATGCTGTGATACTGACCCGCAACGATACGCATGATCCCGCTCACACCACTTACCGTGACTGGCCTCGTCCGACTGGTGCTGGTGCCGTCTCCCAATTGCCCTTGCAGGTTATAGCCCCAGCTTTGGATGGTCCCATCCGCCTTTAATGCCAGACTGTGGGATTCGCCTGTAGCAATACTGATCACCCCACCCAGACCACTCACGGTGACGGGGAGGCTGCGTTCGGTGGTGGTGCCATCTCCCAGTTGTCCATAGTTGTTATACCCCCAGGTTTGGACGGTCCCGTCCGCCCTCAACGTGAGACTATAATTGTTACCCCCAGCGATGCTTGTAATCCCATTCAGGCCCTTGATGTCGACGGGTGTATTCCGCTGGGTCGTGGTACCGTCACCCAATTGACCGTTACTGTTACTGCCCCAGCTTTGAGCAGTGCCATCTGCCTTCAACGCCAAATTATGCCGGTAACCCGCAGCGATACTCACGATGTCGGAGAGGCCGCTAACCGTGACGGGCGTATTTCGCTGGGTGGTAGTGCCGTCCCCCAGCTGCCCGGTATCGTTCCCACCCCAGCTTTGTACCGTTCCGTCTGCCTTGAGCGCTAGACCGTATGAGGCGCCGAGCCCCACAGCGATGCTGGTAATCCCGCTCAAGCCACTTACGGTGCCGGGGAAACTGCGGTCTGTAGTAGTGCCGTCTCCCAGTTGGCCAGCGTTGTTTCTGCCACAGCTTTGGACGCTCCCGTCCGCTCTCAATGCCAGACTGTAAAAGCCGCCCCCAGCAATACTGGTTTCACTTGTTCCGACACCGGTCACGGTCTGACTCAGGAGCAGTGTGCTCCCAGTTGCACAACTCGTCCCCTCGAATACCTTGAGTGTGTGCTCCCCCAGCGAGAAGAGCTGTACCCGCCACCGGTTCGGGAAACTCGCCGTACTGATACTCGTCACGCTCATATTCGCGTCGCCACCACACAGCACCTTCGCGGTGGTTGAGCCGTCCAGCGTGCTGACATCGTAATAGGCCGGCAGACTCCGTGTGATGGTTGCACCGTTGTCGGTGTAGGTCCGCGTCGGGAACCTCACGTAGTTCCAGAAGGTCTGGCTCACCTTGTCCCACTGTTTGACTGCGGAATTCATTGCGACTGCCGGCGCAGCATCTTGCACAGCGGTGACATTGAGGGAGAAGCTGAAGGGGTCCTTGGCCGCGCCGCCATTAGCCGCAGCAGTCAAAGGCACATTGACGCCAAAGACGATGCGGGCCGTGTCGCCAGGCGCCATCAGGACGTCCCTTCCAGAGGCTGACGGGGACAGGAGCCACCAACCCGTCTGGGTCAGGGTCTTGATGCCTTTGCCCGTCGTATCCACCGTGCTGATATCGAGGCCGGTCAGCAGAGGATTCGCCTGTGGATCTGCGACCGCAGTATCGGTCGAAGAGTTGAGGTTCTGGCCCTGAACAAGGGTGAGCTTACGGATGGCTGCACTGGCGTCCGAGTCGTCAAAGTAGCGCACGTTCGTGAAGACGGTGTCGGTGGTACTGCCTTGGGGAACCACGGCCACGAACTTCGGGTTGCGTAGGGTCTGGCCGGTGTTGTTCGTGACCTTGTAGGTGACGCGGACATGCCGGACCCCTGTGGCGACGCTCGTAAAAGTCTGAATAGAGACTGGCGAGAAGCTGAACTGGTCCGGCGCACTGACCAGGCCCTGAGCGCTCAGATCACTCGCTTGAATGGATTGGATGCGAGTCGTGGGGGTGTCTGTGCCTACCCCATTGAAGTCGATCTGGAAGACGCCAGGAAGGGCCTGCTGCGTGGGCGTGCTCGGCGTCGTGGCCCCTGGAGCGGTCGCGGTTGGCAGGGTGGCGGGCGTCTGCCCGCAGGCAGCGAGGACGAGGGTGGGGAGCAGCAACGGGAGGAGCTGTCGGCGCATGGTCAGAACTCCGTGTCGAAGGGGGAGGAGTTGTAGACGTTGTTCAGGCCGATGGGAATGGAGATGTTCAGGGTGACGGCCGTCCAGGCGCCGAGCGGGGTGAGGGTGGGCGGCTCGTACGGTGTGGGGTACGCTGAAGCAGGTATAGGCTGAAGAGAGGCGAATGGAGCGGAGGTGAAGAGGGGAATGATCATGGGGGCCTCGATGAGTGGGGATGCGGAGCAAGGGAAAGGTAAAGTTTCTATGAAAGTATAGAAACAGGGCGTTAATGACCCGTAAAGAAGCGTCCTCGCCTCCATTTCGAACACCCTCCTTATCGGGACCTCAGCCGACAGCCCGCACGCCGACTTGCCACAACGCTGGAGCATCCCCTGAGCGAGGAGTCACTCCCTGGTGTTCTCTGACGTACCCTGTCACTCGGCAGCCTCTATGTATCTGACGACACTTGGCCCCACTCAACTCTCCGGTCCGCGGCTGACCCCCCGGCAACTCCTGCTCCTCGCATTCCTGGCGGTCGAAGGCTCGGCAAGCCGCGCGCGGCTCCGTACCCTCTTCTGGCCAAACAGTACATCGTCGGGGGTCAGCCTCCGGGTGCTCCTTAGCACGATGCGCCGCGCCGCCCCAGGCCTCTTCACGGAGCGTGGCGACCGTCTGACCCTACAGTGCGGGAGTGACCTCGCCGACCTGCTGGGTCACCTCCAGGCGGGTCGGCCCACGCAGGCCTTAGCGCTGTACCGTGGGCCGTTTCTGGCTGAGCTCTCCCCCACGCTCTTCGGCCCCGAGCTGGAAGAGTGGCTGATGGACACGCGGGAGTCCATCGCTGAACAGCTATGGGAATCGCTGGTCCATGCATCGGAACATCTGGCAGGCCAGGGGCGCTTGGAAGAAGCGACCACCCAAGCGGAAGCGGCGTGGCACCTGTCGGGCCTTCCGCCGCGTGACGCCCATGATCTCCAACGCCTGCACCGCCTGCTGACCCTCGGTAACAGTAAGATCGCCTGGCGAATCGTCCGTGAGGCCGGCGAACTGGGCCTGGACCTAGACGCCGACCGTCTCCCCCCGCCTGAGCCGGAGCCCCCCCTCCCATCCAGGGTCCATCTCCCGTTGGAGGTCACCCCCTTTCTGGGCCACCGTGAACTGCTCGACCAGATTCGCCAGACGCTGGCCGATCCAGCCGCAAGGCTGCTGACGATTTTCGGCATGGGTGGCGCCGGGAAATCCCGCCTGGCCCTGCGGGTCGCCCAACAGGCCCGGCAGACCTACCAGGACCAGGTGTGGTGGGTCCCCCTGGAAGACGTCCGCCAACCGGCTGATCTGCTGCCCCACACGGCGCTGGCCATGGGCATCAACGTGACCCCCCGACGCTCGGCCCTGGACATGATCACTACGGTGCTGCGCGACCGTCCCGCACTCCTCGTGTTCGATCAGTTCGAGCACCTGGAGGGGGCGGCCCCCCTCCTCGCCGAGCTTCTCGCCCTGTGTCCTCACCTGAAGATCCTGGTGACATCACGCCGCCGGCTTTCCCTCCGGGCAGAAACGACCTTCGAGCTTCGTGGACTCGAGGTCCACCCCCGGCCAGGGGAAAGGCACAGTGACGCCGTCGCCCTCTTCGTCGGGCAGACTCGTCGGGTCCGGCCGACATCCCACCTGACCGACACGGATCTAACCCACGTCCAGGCGATTTGCGCGTTTGTCGACGGCCTACCCCTAGCGATTGAGCTGGCGGCCAACTGGCTGCGGATGCTCACCCCAGAGCAGATTCTGGAGCAACTGCAGGCCAGTTTGGATCTTCTGGACTTCCCCCTGCTGGACCTGCCGGAGCGCCACCGAAATCTCCGGGTGGTTCTCGAGCAGAGCTGGCACTACCTAACCCCCCGAGACCAGGAAGTGCTCGCCGCGCTGGTCGTCTTCCACGGCGGGTTCACATTCGCCGCGGCGTCCGCCGTGACCGGTGCCACGCTCCGTGACCTGCAGTCTCTGGTCGACAAATCCATGCTGAGTGTGGATGTCACCGGCCGGTTCAACCGTCACGCCCTGATTGCTCAGCTCGCTCGCCAGCAACTGGATCAGGACCATACTCGGCAACTTCTGTTGGAAGAGCGGCATACAGCGTTTTTCCTTCAACAGTCCGGCACAGGCTTCCACAACATGCTGGATGGGCACCGGCAGATGGCATGGCGGACCTGGTTCCACGTGGAATATCCAAACCTCATGGGGGCATTGCTGAGCGCGGTAGATCGGGGCGACTTCGTCTCTGCGGCCTATCAGGGGCGAAATCTGCACCGGGAGTGGAACAACCGGGGAGTGGCCGCCATGGCTCTGCCGATCATGCGCTCCATCCTGCCCCACCTGGACGGGCCAGCACACCTCGACGTGCGCGCGTGGGCCCTCCTGACCGCAGAAGCGCTGGCGCTCTACAGCGGTGTTCCGCCCATCGGAGACGCGCTGGCGGCCGCCAGAGAAACGAACGACGAGTTCCTGCTGATCTGTGCCCTCTACATCCGGGAGTATGTCGTGCAGCAGCGGGGGGACCCGGCCCACCGCGCCATGATGGCGGAAATGTATGCCGGAGTGGTGCGGACCGGGCGACCCGCCCCACTGGCCATGACTCTGAGACGGCGCGCCAGCGTGGTCCTCTCCGAGGGGGATGGCCCAGCGGCCTGCGCCGATCTCGAGGAGGGCTTAGGCCTCGTTAGGCGTCTGGGGCCGACCTTTATCCAGGCGGACCTGCACCTGCTGAGGGGGCAGGTGCATGCCTTACAAGGGGAACTGGACTCGGCCGAGCAGTGCCTGCGCTCTGCGTTCCATCTGTTCACCCTGCTGGGCTTTCGGCCGGAGGCGAGCACCTGCCTGAGCATCCTAGCCCTCGTCAGCCTCTTCAGGACTGGGGGAGACCCACAGGAGGCCCTGCAGGTGGCTCAGTTGTGGTGCGACCAGGCCGACGCGACCTTCAGTGCCCAGGGCCGGTTTGCGGTGCGGGACAACGTGAATGCTCAGGGATTTGTCTTTAGCGTGTCAGGGCGTCTCCCGGAAGCTCAGGCGTGCTTCGAGCGTGACGTTCAGGCGGCCAGAAGTTATGGGAACCGTCAGGGTGAACTTATGGCTCGCCTAGGCCTGGGTCGTCTGGCACTCCAGCGCCGCGACTGGATATTGGCCTCCAGCGTCCTGGCTGCGGTCGTCAGCGATGCCGATGCCGCGAACGGCCACGCCCCAGCACGCTGGTTGGCCCTCCACAGCCTGACCGAGGCCTACCGGCACCTCGGGGAGCGGGAAGCCGGACGCGCCTGCTGGACAGCTGCGCGGCAGGCGGGTCGAGAACTGGGTGCTGCTCTTCCACACGTCGTGGTTAGCCCAGCTCTCGGTCCTGCGAAAGAGCCGGCATAAGGACGCCAGGTGAATGCGGTGGCGCTGTGTTCGGGGTCTGCGGAGACTGGGCAGGGGCTGCTGTGGAAGTGCCAGCGCACAGGAATGCTCCTAGCCTTTCCTGACTCAAGACCTGTTGCGCAGTAGCAAGCCAATCGATGAAAAACCCCGTCTGAGATGGTTGAAAACCCCTAATTTTCTACTCTGTTCAAAAAAGACAAAAATTGATGTCTCAGACGGAAATTTTTCATCACTGCTGTTACTGCGCAATCGGTCTTCATTCGCCAGCTTCCACCTGAACTGCTGTTGCTCACAGCGCAGTTCCATGTCCTCGCTGACTCTGGATTCAGCAGCATTGCCCTTCTGAATGGCCTCAGTGCGTTGGGACTGACCTTCTCGGTCGGGATGAAACGGAGTCGGCAGACGGTGGAGGGTCAGGCCCTTTACGAGATCACAAGCCAGCAGCGCCGAGTCCGGCTTCAAGGGCTGCCTGACCTTGACCTCTGGGTCTACTGGATCTGGCTCCCAGCGAACCAGAAAGGCGAACGGATTCAGCGATTCGTGATCACGAATCGCCAGCGTCATCCCCAGACTGTCCGGACGTTTGGGCGTCGCCGCTGGAAGATCGAAGCTCTCTTTAAAACGCTCAAAAGTCGTTTTGCTCTGGGAAAATTCGCTCAGAAGACCAAACAAGGGGTCTGTCGTTTCCTCTGTCTCAGCTTCGCCTGTTTCTTACTCTGCCACCTGGAGTACCTCAATCAGGATGAATCGGGCACGGAGGAATCCGTGCCCGATGGGGGCGAACTCGCTGAGCGACTCAAATGGACGCTGGTCGGCTGGGTGCGCCTTGTCGAGATCGAGCTTGAGAGGGCTGCCATTTTAGCTGTCCTGGACGAACAAAGACGCGATGCCACTTAAACTGAAAGATGTCAGACGTCCGTGATTCGCTGCCAGATCTGTGCATTGACAGGAGGCCCCTTGATGTTCGGCGACTTGCAGCTCGGCAGTCCAGCTCTGACGGATCGGTGCGTGCGCCCGCTACACCGGTACGTGAACGCCTTTTTACGGTGATCGAAGGTTCCTATGTAAGAGCACCTACAGGAACTGCACCGCATCAAGCTCCTGAGCATATACGTCTGCTGGGCGTTGCGCTGGGACGTGAGGGTACTGATGCTCCGCATGCGCTAAGCGGCCTCCCAGACCTCAGGCGTGACGATTGCCGGCACCTGGACCGCCAAGACGTCACTCAACGGATTCGTGCGGCCGCCATTCTGACGGCCGAACTGATGCT is from Deinococcus sp. Leaf326 and encodes:
- a CDS encoding IS5 family transposase, producing MVDQLVPNELWTLVEPVFPAPPARPRGGRQRQSYRQTFAGILYLLRWGLPWRQLPVALGLGSGRTCERRFDEWQREGVWMRLWRILLDYAQGHECLDWSRSALDSISIPAPRGGSHTGPNPTDRGKAGSKLHLLIDGQGLPLALSLSGANVHDSKQLEATVDAVPGVRNGRRGRPRRRPTKLYADKGDDFGRCRRALTHRRIVPRIARRGVESSSTLXRHRWRVERTLSWLVSSRKLAVRRERNAAAFLGLAQLACALIVWRRTCGALSAPEVA
- a CDS encoding transposase, with product MLRQHALKTAQDWWRASPHXRPRLELLVDLTSLEKTGQFAELADWVHTYHGARGVHLVVLYLCCGELRLPWAFQIWRGKGKASPAQLALKLLRTVPATXLKGNRRPRLHADGGFESAEFIRGVLAHGLDIVVGVRCSRKLEAGRQVRDLISRVPSSFGVSSPMAWTSWSECAALGNWRLGGRSVT
- a CDS encoding RCC1 domain-containing protein; its protein translation is MRRQLLPLLLPTLVLAACGQTPATLPTATAPGATTPSTPTQQALPGVFQIDFNGVGTDTPTTRIQSIQASDLSAQGLVSAPDQFSFSPVSIQTFTSVATGVRHVRVTYKVTNNTGQTLRNPKFVAVVPQGSTTDTVFTNVRYFDDSDASAAIRKLTLVQGQNLNSSTDTAVADPQANPLLTGLDISTVDTTGKGIKTLTQTGWWLLSPSASGRDVLMAPGDTARIVFGVNVPLTAAANGGAAKDPFSFSLNVTAVQDAAPAVAMNSAVKQWDKVSQTFWNYVRFPTRTYTDNGATITRSLPAYYDVSTLDGSTTAKVLCGGDANMSVTSISTASFPNRWRVQLFSLGEHTLKVFEGTSCATGSTLLLSQTVTGVGTSETSIAGGGFYSLALRADGSVQSCGRNNAGQLGDGTTTDRSFPGTVSGLSGITSIAVGLGASYGLALKADGTVQSWGGNDTGQLGDGTTTQRNTPVTVSGLSDIVSIAAGYRHNLALKADGTAQSWGSNSNGQLGDGTTTQRNTPVDIKGLNGITSIAGGNNYSLTLRADGTVQTWGYNNYGQLGDGTTTERSLPVTVSGLGGVISIATGESHSLALKADGTIQSWGYNLQGQLGDGTSTSRTRPVTVSGVSGIMRIVAGQYHSMALRTDGTIQGWGYNASGELGDGTTNRRGTSVTVTGLSGVTDIAAGGNHSLALKADGTVQTWGLNLMGQLGDGTKTDRTTPGPVGGLSGVAQPTP
- a CDS encoding NB-ARC domain-containing protein, with product MLLSTMRRAAPGLFTERGDRLTLQCGSDLADLLGHLQAGRPTQALALYRGPFLAELSPTLFGPELEEWLMDTRESIAEQLWESLVHASEHLAGQGRLEEATTQAEAAWHLSGLPPRDAHDLQRLHRLLTLGNSKIAWRIVREAGELGLDLDADRLPPPEPEPPLPSRVHLPLEVTPFLGHRELLDQIRQTLADPAARLLTIFGMGGAGKSRLALRVAQQARQTYQDQVWWVPLEDVRQPADLLPHTALAMGINVTPRRSALDMITTVLRDRPALLVFDQFEHLEGAAPLLAELLALCPHLKILVTSRRRLSLRAETTFELRGLEVHPRPGERHSDAVALFVGQTRRVRPTSHLTDTDLTHVQAICAFVDGLPLAIELAANWLRMLTPEQILEQLQASLDLLDFPLLDLPERHRNLRVVLEQSWHYLTPRDQEVLAALVVFHGGFTFAAASAVTGATLRDLQSLVDKSMLSVDVTGRFNRHALIAQLARQQLDQDHTRQLLLEERHTAFFLQQSGTGFHNMLDGHRQMAWRTWFHVEYPNLMGALLSAVDRGDFVSAAYQGRNLHREWNNRGVAAMALPIMRSILPHLDGPAHLDVRAWALLTAEALALYSGVPPIGDALAAARETNDEFLLICALYIREYVVQQRGDPAHRAMMAEMYAGVVRTGRPAPLAMTLRRRASVVLSEGDGPAACADLEEGLGLVRRLGPTFIQADLHLLRGQVHALQGELDSAEQCLRSAFHLFTLLGFRPEASTCLSILALVSLFRTGGDPQEALQVAQLWCDQADATFSAQGRFAVRDNVNAQGFVFSVSGRLPEAQACFERDVQAARSYGNRQGELMARLGLGRLALQRRDWILASSVLAAVVSDADAANGHAPARWLALHSLTEAYRHLGEREAGRACWTAARQAGRELGAALPHVVVSPALGPAKEPA
- a CDS encoding transposase, which produces MLTAQFHVLADSGFSSIALLNGLSALGLTFSVGMKRSRQTVEGQALYEITSQQRRVRLQGLPDLDLWVYWIWLPANQKGERIQRFVITNRQRHPQTVRTFGRRRWKIEALFKTLKSRFALGKFAQKTKQGVCRFLCLSFACFLLCHLEYLNQDESGTEESVPDGGELAERLKWTLVGWVRLVEIELERAAILAVLDEQRRDAT
- a CDS encoding recombinase zinc beta ribbon domain-containing protein, with amino-acid sequence MRSISTLTSQRNAQQTYMLRSLMRCSSCRCSYIGTFDHRKKAFTYRCSGRTHRSVRAGLPSCKSPNIKGPPVNAQIWQRITDV